The window GGCAGACAGGGATTAAACAGGAATTTTCCTGTAGCATTAGTGATCATattattttccagtgaaaatagGCTAAAAAAACTGCCTCAGCTAGCAGTTTTCCTTAGTGTGTGTCTGGAAATGGTTTTCATTAGGAGACCCACCTTGCTTCCAAGTATAAAGTatctttttctccttaaaatacCACTCTGTAGGTCAGGGACCATGAGAGGTTTGAAagttgttttttcctgcttctccacAAAGAAGCTGCAATGCCAGGCCCCATAAATGGTGAAAACAGGGAGGGGAAAGCTTCCCCTGTATTTGACTTGatgtttcttaaaaaagaaCAGGGGTGGTGGCATGCTGGGCTGTGGCCCTCCCCTCTGCCTTGCCCCTCCTTGTCCCACTATCTCCCCCTTCCTTTAAGTCcctcctcccacagcagagaaatgtgtGGAGGCACAAAGCATCTCTGGATAACACCAGCCTGGGTGGCTCTGATGGATTCACTTTGctcccactgccacagctgTGAGCTGAGGGGAGAAACCCCCtctggcagagggcagagcagtTAACAAGACCTGGCTTACCGCGTGTGGCTTGTGGCCAGGAGCATCaccactgagtgccacatcccaCATATTCCACAGTATCCACAGTCAGACTGGATGTGAGGGCCTGGAGACAGACTGAGAGCAGTGGTCTGTGCAGTTTGCATGGCTTAAACCTTAACAAGGATCTGTAGaggctgatttatttatttataccaGCTGGGATGCACTTATCCAAGCTTTGGAAAGGCCGGTGTGAAgaacgccaatcacttgtttttaaaattttagaagtttaatagtaataaaatggttattaaaaagtaatacaattagagtaataatttggacaaattgaattaggacaatatgagacaatagaaacaaagagttatggacagtccaggtacctctttctgggcagcatgagcccaaaaaaggacccacaacccttaacaaaggattaaccaCTAAAAtcaatagcctgttgcatattcatacatctcatacatgatgcataaattccattcaaacacaggattctgtctggtcatcctCAACTTCTTCCTCCAAATCCTGACAGTGCCttcgaggcaggaagaagttggTTTCTTCTGctaagagggcaataaattctttttctctgaaagattcaggtgtcctgtggctgctatctcgctgcaagtcctttctttaaaaaaagtatcttacatagcatagtttctattttaacatgttttataacctaaaactatatttagtacagtacttaagagaattaacacagcataactttctaacacaacacatataatattcattttaatatttgcgaaaagccaatcataaaatacatgcatttttcacacccaGCTATCCTCTAGAGGCCTCTGCACATCCATTTTTAAAGCCAGCTTGCTGAAGCTTCGCTTTTAAACCAGTCTCCCTGTGAGGAGCCACGTTCAGCCTTCTCGTGGAGCCACAAGGCTCTCCTTGATCCAAGGCTCTCCTTGATCCCGTGTTGCCTTTGCAGGTGGAGGAGGCGGACGACTGGCTGCGCTACGGGAACCCCTGGGAGAAGGCCCGCCCCGAGTACATGCTCCCGGTGCACTTCTACGGCCGCGTGGAGCACACGCCCGACGGCGTGAAGTGGATCGACACGCAGGTACCACCGTCAGTCTccccctgctgggctggggaaggccGGACAGGGtcaccctggggctgcctgaggTCTTCAGGCTTTGCGTCTCTCCCAGTTACAGAGGTGACTTCGTAGCCTATGGGGTTTGAGGagataaaagcttttttgttgAATGGTTGCAGCAGGAtttgagaaaaaagagagatctGTTGATCTCCAGGGCAAAGCTGCACAGTCTTACATGGATTTATGTTGGAGGAGGATTGTAGGCTCCTTCCATGCTGCTGGCCATTCACACTCTGTGAATTTTCATCTGGTTctgatgcagctgctgtgcagaggcaTGGAGCAATCCCATGGGTGTTTAACTCTTGTCGTGAGAGCGAGAGAtgcttcccagagctgcccaaTGGGCAGAGTTCTGTCAGGGGAGGCTGGAGGTGTGGATTCCAGTCTCCAGTATGCCTGGAGGCCTTGTTTTGTGGCATCATGGAGCACAAACACTCCTTCAGCCTGTCCCACAGTTGAGGAGGTCGTGCTGTACTTCAGGAGCTCGTGCTTGTTCAGGTTACTGCGTCATAGGGGTGCATTCCCATTTTGCTGCTAACAAAGACACAGGTGAATCTAAGATgcttcagcctctcctctgtaagcactgctcagggTGGACGAAGGAAGGAcaattaatttctctgtgatTCAGGGATTTGACCTAGCCTTGTTCCCATAATGTTCAGTAGTCTCTCAGCCTGATGAACCAGCTGAGTTCATCCAAGGAGCTCACAGCCACAGAGCTCAGCCATTCTCTTCAGCACCAAGAGCTGAAGCTCAGTTACAGGGTCACCTGGGCCTGCTCAGAGGAGAAATAAACCATTTTATCTCTGGTTGTCAGAGGCTGTGGAAGTGACCCAGGTCATTGCCATGTTAACAGTGCAGGGGTTCAacaccacagccccagcacagtgAACATCTTGGGAGCACTGTGCCAGAGCTCTCTGGCCCCCAAGTGCAGCAGGCATCCATCTGGGGACCAAGTGCCATTGCATTTCAACGTGTCTCTCTTCTGATCCTGCTGGTAGTCTGGGGTTTCAGGGATCCCAAACACTGCTTCCTACAACAAGGTGACTTTTCAGATAGTGCTGCTAAAGGAACAAGTTGGAAAGGTTCAAAAAAGCCAAAGATGCAGTCTCCAAATATAGCATGGCTGAGTTCATGTGATGTGTGCCCCAGTCAGTCCCTGGGCAGGCTCCCTGCCTGCTTCCATGTTCGGAGCTGGTAACAGCAGCTTGGAGAGCCTCAGCTCTTGCTGATTGTCCCCAGAGGGGAGCTGTTGCCCATGCCAGCACAAAGAGGCTGTTCATGACATGCTGATCTGCCCAGGTTTTCCCTGCTGTGTGAACTAGGAGGTCCAGGGTtactccctgcagcctcctgaggCTTAAGCATAATCTGCAAACTGCACAAGGAATTTCACACTCATGTTCAGTTCAGGTGCTGGAGATCCCAGTGGAGTTATCCAGGCAGGTTCAACAAACCCTGAGTATTGGGTGGATGGCTCTGGAAATGATGCTGCAGTTGTAGGGTTTGGTCCTGGCAGGATTCAGGCTGTGGAGTTAATCCcagatggaaacaaaaaagtccaATCTGCCCTGGCTTttgcccagcacaggcagaatcCCAGTGGGCAGCTGAGGGTGCTTTCAGTGCTCTGATAGGTACCCCAGTTAATACAGGAAGGTAAGCAGGTTTCTTGCAAGTCTCTTTTGCATGTCATTGATGGGGTTGAAAGTCAAGTTGGTCAGTAAAGCTCCAGACAGCTCTGGTTCTCCTATGCATGCTTTCCCATTAGGTGATGGAAGTGCCCATGATAGCAGGGAAGTCTGTGAAGCTCAGCAGATGTATTTTAGTGAGGTGAGATTCCTTCCACAGCCAGGACTTGTCTTTGTCCTCTGGATTCTTCTTGCAGAGCTTTCAGCCACTGTCCCACATTCTCCAGGTCACTGTGCTGTAACCAGGGGGGAACACTGTCCTTTTCAGGTTGTCCTTGCCATGCCTTACGACACCCCAGTGCCTGGATACAAGAACAACACTGTGAACACCATGAGACTCTGGTCTGCCAAGGCTCCAAATGACTTCAACCTCCAGGAGTGTAAGTGCTGTCCCTCCACTGCCTCTcctctggccaggctgggacacagctgtccCTTTGTGCATGGCACCTGCATGGTGCAGCACTTCACATCTGCCCTGCTTTGTGTTTATTACTTAGCTatctccaaaccacagcactgtgtgcacaTCCATGGATCACACTACTCCCCAGCTGCTTCCAGAGCCCTCATACACCAGGACACCCACCCATCTCCTCCTGTCACTCTAGTGCCTTTCACACATGGACATTCCCATCCTGTTCCATTCGTACCAGCCTGAATATTCCTGTTACAAAACCTCTCTGCAAGAGAAGAGGGGAGTGTGTGTTGTCAGGGATCTGCCTGAATCTctacagctgctgcagtgctgtgtgtgtttctctCCCTGCAGTCAACATGGGTGACTACATCGAGGCAGTGTTGGACAGAAACCTGGCAGAAAACATATCCAGAGTCCTGTACCCAAATGACAATGTGAGTGACCTGCTTGCCTCTCTTCTCTGTTGCTCAGAGTCATCCTTCCTGCAGTTGTACCTCCTTGTTTGCCAGCACTGGAAGGTCATGGCCATCTGATGCTTGTTGCTCTGCTTTAATACAGTATAGGTTGTCCCTATAATTCCCAGTGAACAGGaatggctctgctggctccagagGGTGTTTGCTGGCTGATTAGCAGCTAAGAGTCTGGCCCATACAGTGTAGCTGCTCTGTTCCATACTGTATGGAGAGGAAGACATTACTCCTTCAACTTGAAGGCAGCTGCCAGTTTACACAGTGGGGACTCATTTCCATCCCCAGTTCAAGGGATTTGTCACTGCAAGTGCTGTCCCAGGCTAAGCACTCACTGGGCTCTGGGTCCAAAAGGGAAGAGCCCTCATATCTAGTCATGGATTGGCATCTGTTGTGGAAAAGCAAATCCCCTGCACTTTGCCCCACACGCCATCAAACCTGCTGGTGTTTTAAAATAGACCAGCAGAAAGCACAgtgtgtgtgagcagctgctgtgtccagAGACACTCCTGGCTATTGCAGAAAGCCCAAAATCCTTTGCCAAAAATCCCTGCAAAGGATTTTGCCGCGAGGGAGGGATCTGTGCTGGCTCTGTAGGGGTAGCATGGATGGGGcaggctctctctctctcagttGCCCTCTCTGGAAGCAGCTGTTTGGGATGCCATGCCCCTTTGTGAGTCCCTACAGCTGCTGTCCACATCAGAGACACATGAGAAACATCCACATTTGCCCTGGTGAGGAGCCAGACGTGTGAAGCCTGTTGGGAAGCCCCTGGGGGTGGAGAGGAGCATCTCCAGGGCTTTGGCTGCCAGCAGGGgatggcagctgcagctctggtggATGTGGTGCCCCCTCTTGCAGTTCTTTGAAGGCAAGGAGCTGCGGCTGAAGCAGGAGTACTTTGTGGTGGCTGCCACCCTCCAGGACATCATCCGCCGCTTCAAGTCCTCCAAGTTTGGCTGCCGAGACCCTGTGAGAACATGCTTTGAAACCTTCCCAGACAAGGTGAGTCTGTGGGCAGAGGCACTGGGGAAGTTTCAGCCAGACCTGCCTCTCTCGAGGGAGAGCAGGATGCTCAGGACTAAATAGGGGCATTTATACAAACACCCTGGCGAGTTGGGTTGTAAAACAGATGATCTGTGGGCCtgttttcccagggaaaaaattgtaatttgGAGCAAAACTTGAAAAGTTTGAATAGCTCCATTACTGAGAGGTCTGTCTGTTTCTGGGTTGTCAGTCATCAGAAGAGCCTTGGGGCTGACCCTTAGCCAACCCCATGCACTGTCAGAGTCTGTCACTGCCAGAACGGAGACCAGCAAGTCTGTGTTGCAGGTGGCTATTCAGCTCAATGACACCCACCCTGCCCTGTCCATACCAGAGCTCATGAGAATCCTGGTGGATGTGGAGAAGGTGGACTGGGAcaaggtgagcagagctgggaggacCTTGCTGAACCTCACAGGGGAAGGACCTGTAGGATTTCCTTTTCCCACCTGGCCTGGGTGGACGTGCACTAACCCGCTGTCTGTAATGCAGGCCTGGGAGATCACAAAAAGGACCTGTGCCTACACCAACCACACTGTGCTGCCCGAAGCCCTGGAGCGCTGGCCGGTCTCCATGTTTGAGAAGCTGCTGCCGCGGCACCTGGAGATCATTTACGCCCTCAACCAAATGCACCTGGATGTAAGGGACTGGTGCCAGGCTGCGGGGACTCTGGGGACCTTGGTGTGACTACCTTTAGGATGGGAGTGCTCCcaggtgctgtggctgtgtcactcatgtccctgtccctgcctgcagcgCGTGGCAGCTCTGTACCCGGGGGACATCGACCGCCTGCGGAGGATGTCGGTGATCGAGGAGGGCGACTGCAAGAGGATCAACATGGCTCACCTCTGCGTCATCGGCTCGCACGCCGTCAACGGCGTGGCCCGCATCCACTCCGACATTGTGAAGAACTCGGTGTGAGTTGGGACACACCCAGGAGTGCACCCCCTCCCCTCACTGGGCTTTGCCTGCCAGCTGGGAAGGGTtagctggggcagctgggcatccagctctgctttggacTCTCTCCCTTTGGAGCTGGTGAAACTCCTGGCAGTATGGCTGAGGAaggggagagagcagcaaaGAGTGATAGAGCCTGCCCTGAGTCAGGAGCACACACTGGGgagggctcagctgcagctctggtggtggtgggtggctcagagctctgtggtGTTCCAGGTTCAAGGATTTCTATGAGCTGGAGCCAGAAAAGTTTCAGAACAAGACCAATGGGATCACACCGAGGCgctggctcctgctgtgcaACCCGGGATTGGCTGACATTATTGCTGAGGTGAGTGGTGATCATGTGAAGTGAGGAGCTGAGTGTGATCCCTTTGGTCACCTCTTCCTGTGGTCTGGTCAGCCCTGAAGGTGACTGTGGTGGTcccaggagagggaagagatgagaatcttgactccgtgtttcagaaggctgatttattattttatgatatatattatattaaagaaaactatatactaaaactatactaaataatagaagaaaggatttcatcagaaggcttgaaaggaatagaaaggaatgatagtcaaatcttgtgactgctcacagcctcgacacaggtgactgtcattggtcatcaagtgaaaacaactcccatggaccaatcaaagatgcacctgttgcattccacagcagcagataattattcttctcagcttctcaggagaaaaatcttagcaaaagtatttttcagaaaatatgtttgtgaCATGTGAcacctggcagctctgtggggacagcCTTGGGAGGACCATGCTGTGGCACGTGTAGGTGTGAGATTGGCTGGGCTATAAAGCTGATGATGAAAAGTTGGCcaaaaaaagctgcagaaatctGGATCTGGTCCCTGCCCTCGTGGGGACTGCACACAGGCACAACCATAGGGTGTCTGGACAAGTGTTCAGCTTCATAGGCACAAAGGAGCTCCTCCCATGGAGGCCCAGCTCCAGTTCTGTCCCTTGTATTTCCCTGGCCCTTTAGGGCAGGTTTttacatcacactgcaacatGCCGTGACTGAATATCATCCTGTAGTTAAATGAATCTTCACGTCCTGCCCCTTGGtttctccagctgccaggaggCCATCACACATGTGCACACATCTCCCTCTTCCTGCTAAAACTCCTTGAGAAAGGGGAGCTTGCCTGAATTTTTGCAAGTGTCCTGTTTCCATTGGGCTTCTTTGTGATGCAGAGAAATGATCTCATAATAAGAACCTGTGCCTCTTTTCCTATGTGCCCCTTTTCCAATGTGGCACACTGCCTTTTCCAGTTCCCAAGGGGACTGTGGCacctctgctgggaaagggcagTTATGGACTGGGTGAAGTGTCTCATGATATTCCTGATTTGTTGTTTTAGAAAATTGGGGAAGGCTTTATCACAGATCTGAGCCAGCTGAAGAAGCTACTGGAGTTCATCGATAATGAGACTTTTATCAGGGATGTGGCAAAGGTCAAGCAGGTAATGTGCACTGGGGGAAGAAGGCTAAAAGCACCATGCTGccaggaacatcccagcagCAAATGCTCACTTCTGATGCAAGCCCTGGCAACTCATGCCTgttccccaaatttttctgcCAGGAGAACAAGCTGAAGTTTGCAGCCTACCTGGAGGAGCATTACAAGGTGAAGATCAACCCCATGTCCATGTTTGATGTCCAGGTGAAGCGAATCCATGAGTACAAGCGGCAGCTGCTGAACTGCCTGCACGCCATCACCCTCTACAACCGTAAGTCCCCTGGCCTCTCACTGCCAGGGCTTCTCTCCAGGAGGGAAGACAGAGTGGCTGAAggctcacacagagctctggggaaaAGCTCACAGCCCAAATCTCCAGCCCAGGTAACCTCCACACCTGTTCTACAGCTGTTGAGACTGACCTGGTGCAAGTTAAGGCCCCATTTCCCACTGTATACTTGGGGCCCCTGCCCATTCCCAAAGGGAGGCAAGTCGTTGGAGCTCTGCATTGTTCTGGATTGAGGAGTTCTCCAAGGATCTGAATCCCCAAGGATTCTGTGGCTGTTTTTTGcccaccacagctccagcagatgTCTGGTTGGGCATCAGAGTCCTACAGGGTCCTTGTGACATGGGCTGAGAACCCAGCCTGCCTCTGATCAGGCAGTAAACTCTGCCCAGCTTATCCTCAGTTatgaagatttttaattttttgggtttttttaagatcaAATTCGAGCTTTCAAATTTGAAACAATTTTGAAGAAAGATCCCTGCTCTTTCAGGCATCAGATGTAATCCATCCAAATCCTTTGTGCCCAGGACCATTATGATTGGAGGAAAGGTAACCTGCATTCCAGACTCCATGCATGCGTGGCTGGGGGGTGGATGGGGAAGGTCCTGTCCCCTTTCTGTGGCTTTGCTGGGCCTGCTGTAGAttagccagcagcagggaacacCTCCATGAACTAACTAGCAAGGCTCCATCACGATTACCCCATGGCTCAGGACTTCTCCCAATAGGGTGTTTTTCCTAATTCATGGCTGGGAGAATTAGAATTGTTcaggctctggggagacttTATTGTAGCCTTTAAGTGCTTGAAGTGAGCCTTTTAAGAAACATGGGGGAAAATGTTTTAGCAGGACCTGTTGTGCTAGGACAAGGGAGAGTGGTTTTAAATTGAAGAAGAGTTAATTTAGATTAGATCTAAGGTGGAAATTTTTTCAATCAGTGTGGTGAtccactggaacaggttgccctGAGGTGATAATATGCTCCAtctctggaaacattcaagatAGGTTGGATGGGGATCtcagcaacctggtctagttgaagatgtccctgcttattgcagggaggttggactagatATCTTtcaaaggtcctttccaacccaaaccatgctgtgacTCCATGTGAACAGCAGAAGTGAGGCCCAGACTCACTGCAATGAGAACCCCACATTGTCATCTTTTATGCTCTCCTTTCCTTATAAGCCTTCCCCATTTCTGGACTGCTCTTCTTCAGGCAGCCCCTGGCTACCACATGGCCAAGATGATCATCAAACTCATCACATCCATTGGTGAGGTCATCAACAATGACCCCTATGTGGGGGACAAGCTCAAGGTCATCTTCCTGGAGAACTACCGGGTGTCCTTGGCTGAGAAGGGTATGTCTGGTCTTCTGTAAGCACCTGTCAGAAGTTGGGcatgtcccagctgagcccaggaaCGGACTGGCTTGAGAGGCAGTTGTGGCAGGACACCTGGCTGTCCCTTAGGAAGAGCCTGAAGGCTCCACACAGGGCAGGAAGCCAGCTTCATGCaggagtggcagcagctgcttggggTCATGGCAAAGCTGAGCCTGGCCCCAGAGTTGTGCTGTTTGGGCTGAGGGCAAGGTCAGAAGGGCCAgtcctggctgtggggagctgcagtgtgccAAGGATTAACTCCCACTTCTCTTGCACCTGGCAGTGATCCCAGCAGCGGATCTCTCCCAGCAGATCTCCACAGCTGGCACGGAGGCCTCGGGTACTGGCAACATGAAGTTCATGGTGAACGGGGCCCTCACCATCGGTACCATGGACGGGGCCAACGTGGAGATGGCGGAGGAGGCGGGCGAAGAAAATCTCTTCATATTTGGCATGAGGGTGGAGGATGTGGAGGCCCTGGATCGGAAAGGGTTGGTGAACACCAGGGCTTGTCAGAtgggctcagctctggtggCGAGAGCCATGTTCTCTgggagggacaccttcctctctgggcagctctggagcaggaaaaagcagggGGCTAGAGGCAGTCTTTGCCTTGGGCTGCGAGGATTCAGCTTGCCCAGGCACACTGGCTGCGAGTGGGACATGGCACGAGGTATCAGACACTGCTGCTGGTCTGAGCCACGAGCAGGGTGCTctgatgggcacagccctgggagcacgGCCCCTCACGCAGGAGCTgtcccacatccctgcctgccctccctgccccagacacaaggaggagcagcagtgcctgaggCTGTCTCTGCTGGCACAGGTACAACGCCCGGGAGTACTATGAGCGCCTGCCCGAGCTGCGCCAGGCCATCGACCAGATCACCAGCGGCTTCTTCTCCCCTCGGGACCCCGGCTGCTTCAAGGATGTGGTGAACATGCTCATGTACCACGACAGGTGAGtcctgggagcatccctgtgcaggggggagccctgcctgctcaTGGGAAGGAAGATGTCTGTCCTGCCCAGAAGGCAAACCCCAGCCAGACTCTGCTTTGGGTTTCAGGTTTAAGGTGTTTGCAGACTATGAGGCCTACATTAAGTGCCAAGGGCAAGTGGACCAGCTGTTCATGGTAAGATTTGCCCACTGCTGAGTAGGAACACTGGGGGTAATGGGGATGAGTGTCTTCCAGTGGAGCCCTTCTCATGGACACTGCAGCATGTGGGTGCCCTGGGGCAAAGTGAGGCAGATTTGGCTGCTTCAGCAGCCCCACACCATGGGGTTTTAAACTAGCCAGTGCCCCaagccaggacagagctgggtgAGCAGCTGAGTACTGACactgcctctcctcctcccaggaTCCCCGTGAATGGACGAGGAAAGTGATCAGGAACATTGCGTGCTCGGGCAAGTTCTCC of the Camarhynchus parvulus chromosome 3, STF_HiC, whole genome shotgun sequence genome contains:
- the PYGB gene encoding glycogen phosphorylase, brain form, giving the protein MAAPLSDGDRRKQISVRGIAGLGDVAEVRKSFNRHLHFTLVKDRNVATPRDYYFALAHTVRDHLVGRWIRTQQHYYERDPKRIYYLSLEFYMGRTLQNTMVNLGLQNACDEAIYQLGLDLEELEEIEEDAGLGNGGLGRLAACFLDSMATLGLAAYGYGIRYEFGIFNQKIVDGWQVEEADDWLRYGNPWEKARPEYMLPVHFYGRVEHTPDGVKWIDTQVVLAMPYDTPVPGYKNNTVNTMRLWSAKAPNDFNLQEFNMGDYIEAVLDRNLAENISRVLYPNDNFFEGKELRLKQEYFVVAATLQDIIRRFKSSKFGCRDPVRTCFETFPDKVAIQLNDTHPALSIPELMRILVDVEKVDWDKAWEITKRTCAYTNHTVLPEALERWPVSMFEKLLPRHLEIIYALNQMHLDRVAALYPGDIDRLRRMSVIEEGDCKRINMAHLCVIGSHAVNGVARIHSDIVKNSVFKDFYELEPEKFQNKTNGITPRRWLLLCNPGLADIIAEKIGEGFITDLSQLKKLLEFIDNETFIRDVAKVKQENKLKFAAYLEEHYKVKINPMSMFDVQVKRIHEYKRQLLNCLHAITLYNRIRCNPSKSFVPRTIMIGGKAAPGYHMAKMIIKLITSIGEVINNDPYVGDKLKVIFLENYRVSLAEKVIPAADLSQQISTAGTEASGTGNMKFMVNGALTIGTMDGANVEMAEEAGEENLFIFGMRVEDVEALDRKGYNAREYYERLPELRQAIDQITSGFFSPRDPGCFKDVVNMLMYHDRFKVFADYEAYIKCQGQVDQLFMDPREWTRKVIRNIACSGKFSSDRTITEYAREIWGVEPSATAIPPPNLPRN